In the genome of Hirundo rustica isolate bHirRus1 chromosome 16, bHirRus1.pri.v3, whole genome shotgun sequence, the window GAATTGACTAAATTAATGGCTCATAGAAAGGCGCTGCTGAGGCCTCTCCTGATGGGAGTACTCAGCCCATTCTTGGGGTGGTCCTCACCAACTTTTGGGGTGGTACCTTCCCCATGCACTTTTAAACTGCACCAGCGCGTTGAAGCGTTGATTGTGGATCAACAGCCGCGTTATTTCCAGGTACCCGCTATTTCAGTTTGCaattaagattatttttaaacGATATCTCTTGATATTCCCTGCCAGCACTTGACATGGAGGGAAAGTGGAGGAGGCAGCACATGGAGCGctcaggaaaagctgctggggCAATTCTCCCCTTGTCGtcagctgtgcctgtgtgcagAATCATGAGGCAGCaaaacccagagcagagcaTTTCTGCAGACAGCTATTGATATAAACGTGCACACTCACACTGCAAAATTAGACCAGCAGATGGGTATCTTGTTTGTGGGAATAGCAACTGCTTTTCACAAGGCCAAAAACGAAGTTACAGCACCAGAAGGGACAATAACTCGTGGTTACAGATAAAGATCCCAAAGGAACTCACTCCCTGCATCTGTGGGAGAGCTGCTTTAGTCCAGAACTGTGTGTTTGTGATTAAATCGTGGGGCTCTGAGCTCCCCCCAGCCAgggggctgagggctggggacagtgggtAGCCAGGAGAAGATTTgcatcccagctgcagctcacaTCGGTACACCCCACCAACTCACCTCACGTTccactttccttttcctggaaaaatactCTTCATCCATCCCAAGACCTTGTCCAAGGGTCAGCATCAATAGGGGAGACAGCTGGAAATGGCAACTCTGACAAACTCCTCTCAACTGATAGAAATTTCATGACAGAAGAGCTTAAATGGAAGGAACATGGGTGTTGAGAGATTATTAGTCATTCTATAAACTAGAGTGGGATGAGTGCCggaaaatatttctctccaaATTGGTATGAATAACACGActaaataattctgattttgGTTAGTCTTCCACGGTGTTCTTATTGGATGGATGTAAGAGGAGCAAAACTGGGGGGAATATTGACTCTTGGTGAATGGCTGGGGAAAGTTTGCTGTTTGTATTCAAGAGATGATTTGACTGACTGAAGAATTAGACATCTTTCATCAGCTAAGTAAGCAGTCTGGGTGAACACCGAGCCCACTGGCTGTTGGAAATAAGGTACTCAGCATCTGTTAACGAACACGAAAAAAATATAGCTGTCTTTAGATAAACCGGTGATACCCTGAGTGGGATTttcctccatctcctctcccaattttaaaagatttttatctCAAAGGTGATTGAGTGGACAAAGAGATTATCTCACCAGAGTTTCACAGGGTGGCTGAAAGAGTAACGCCATCACAGACCGCTCATGCTTGGGGAACCTTTCCCTGTGGAAGATCCATTTGTCACCTTCAGCATCACCACAACACCGccacagcccctgtccctgcaacAGGGAAGCTCACAGAGGAACCCACATCCCCAGATATGAAGATAGTAAGGGAAAAGTCCCTGATAgggagcaaagcaaagcagctgtgCCATGGCACTGAGGGTGCCCCAAGCAGATCAGGGCACAGGTAGGTATTTTACGTGCATTTTCCCCTTCATTTACACGCATTTATCCTAGCAGCAGCAAGGGCTGAGTGGATATTTGGGAATCAGTAGCACCTACAGAAGTACAAGAGTGTCAGAGCACCTCTGATACCTCTCCTCACCCTGTGGGGGATGAAGGAGGGGGCTCAGACCCACGagcagcccctcaccagccccCAGCTTCCAGCCGTGCCTGTCTGACTTAGTGAGGGATGGAGAAGGTGTGGGGGGACTCTCGGTGGGGaatggcagcacagcccagcccgggACCTTCTTCCTACCTCTCTCCCTACACGGGCCGCACTTTGGCAACCGAGCTGGGGCTGCAAAACCCCTctggcggcggggccgggggtggTCTGCGGTGACCGGCGGGGAGGGCACGGGAGTGCGGGGCGGgcgggtgtgtgtgtgtgtgtgtgcctgtatCAGTGTGCGGGTGTGTgccggtgtgtgtgtgtgcgtgtacGGGTGTGtcccggtgtgtgtgtgtcccggtgtgtgtgtgtcccgGTGCGTGCGTGCGTCTCccggtgtgtgtgtgcctgtgtcgGTGTGTGTCCGTCCCGGTGTGTGTGTCCCAGTGTGTGTGCGCCtgtacctgtgtgtgtgtgtgtgcgggTGCGTGTGTTTATGGGTGTGTCCCGGTGCGCGTGTCCCGGTGTGTGTGTGCGGGTGTGTCCCGGTGTGTGTACGGCTGTGTCCCGGTGCGTGTGTACGGGTGTGTCCCGGTGTGTGTGTACGGGTGTGTCCCGGTGTGTGTGCGGGTGTGTCCCGGTGTGTGTGTGCGGGTGTGTCCCGGTGTGTGTACGGCTGTGTCCCGGTGCGTGTGTACGGGTGTGTCCCGGTGTGTGTGCGGGTGTGTCCCGGTGCGTGTGTGCGGGTGTGTCCCGGTGTGTGTGTACGGGTGTGTCCCGGTGTGTGTGTCCCGGTGTGTGTACGGGTGTGTCCCGATGTGTGTGCgggtgtgtccctgtgtgtgtaCGGGTGTGTGTCCCGGTGTGTCCCGGTGTGTGTGTCCCGGTGTGTGTACGGGTGTGTCCCAGTGTGTGTGCGGGTGTGTGTCCCGGTGTGTCCCGGTGTGTGTGTCCCGGTGTGTGTACGGGTGTGTCCCGGTGTGTGTGCGGGTGTGTGTCCCGGTGTGTCCCGGTGTGTGTGTCCCGGTGCGTGTGCGGCTGTGTCGCGGTGCGGCCGGGGCACATCTGTGTGCGCGGGGGAGCGCAGGGCGGGGGGAGCCGCAGCCGCGGCCGCGGGCGCTCGCTCGGAGCGGGGGGCGCGTCTCGCCCTCGCACACGCGCGGCAGCCCCGGGACCGCCGGCTCCTCCCGCCGCCTTAAAAGCGGCCAAGTTCCCCgccgggggcagcggcgggTCCGGGCGGTGCTGCCCGGCGCCGGGGATGCACCCCAACGCCACGGCCCCGGCCGTGCCCTCCGGGCCGCTGCCCCCGCACCCCAGCGGCTATGCCAACGCGTCCAACCGCTCCGACCTGCTCCCCAAAGTGCCCGACGAGGAGGACCTGGACGTCAACACCGACATCTACTCCAAAGTGATGGTGACCGTCATCTACCTGGCTCTCTTCCTGGTGGGAACGGTGGGCAACTCCATCACGGCGTACACGCTGGTGCGGAAGAAGTCGCTGCAGAACCTGCAGAGCACCGTGCATTACCACCTGGCCAGCCTCGCCTTCTCCGAcctcctcatcttcatcctctgCATGCCCATCGAGCTCTACAACTTCATCTGGGTCCATCACCCCTGGGCTTTCGGGGGGGCCGTTTGCAAGGGCTACTACTTCCTCCGGGACGCCTGCACCTATGCCACGGCGCTCAACATCGCCAGCCTCAGCGTGGAGCGCTACATGGCCATCTGCCACCCCTTCAAAGCCAAGAGCATCATGTCCCGCAGCCGCACCAAGAAGTTCATCAGCTGCATCTGGATCGCCTCCTTCCTGCTCGCCATCCCCATGATCTTCACCATGGGGCAGATCTACGGCAAGGACCAGGATCCCGACTCCCTCATCTGCACGGCCATCGTGGACACCTCCACGCTGAAGACGGTCATCCAGGTGAGGGGCCGGGGGAACGGGCAGCCGCCTCCTCCCCCGCCTGCCCAAACTTCGCGGAGCCGGGCGGGGTAGCAGGGGGAGGCTGGAGCGGGGCCCGGCTCGGCAGTGGGGATGTCCCGGGCAGCCCTGACGGGATGCACCGGCCCGGGGTGCGCTCCGGAGGGATTTGTGGATGTCTCGGCTCCTCTTGCTGCGCCCCTCCCCGCAGCCGCTCCTGCTCCCCCATGCCGAGCAGAGACCTTGCGGCGGGGTAAATCCTTCTCAGTGGTTAATCCGGGCCTGTGCAACCCTCCCCGGAGCCCCTCCCCGTGCCCGGAGCTCCCCTTGTCCCGGTCCGGAGCTCCCGGTGCCGCACAGCCCGGGACAGCCGGTGCCGCTCCGCCGTGTCGCGCCGAGGACTCTCGGGTCCCCCCCAAAAGGTGGCAGATCGTAGCCAGAAAGCCCCAAATCTCCACCcttcctctgcattttcttcatcTCCTTCGCTTCTGCTGGAAAGCGGCCAGCAAGTTCAGGGGAAATAAAACCATCCCCCcccactcccagctccttgtgttGATCCAGAGCTCTTTTCTCCAGTGTAGTGACAGCTCCTAATTTGAGAAAGTTTTGGACAGAGGGTGTAGCTTAGGCTTCAGAAAAGGAGCTGCATCGTGGAGGCCAGAGGCTgctattttttgctgttttggggAAATCCGTAGCCGGTTTTAGCAGCCCCTCCTGACTTGAGCAGGGCTTTGCTGCTCTCCGCACAGTGCTAAATCCAACACGCCCATGCGTGGAACGGATTTCAGCATCAACACTTGCCGTGCTCCAGCGCTCTGGCGGGTTGAGGCGTTTGTTTACTGGAGCATTCAGCTTGAAAAATGTAAGAGACACGGAAGGAGGGACAGAAGAGAGCAAGACACCAGTCTCCATAGTCCCTTGGCTGCCAGCCTTGCGTGTGATAGCTGCTCAATTTTTTATTTGGAACATGAATTTCAGGTGGGGTTAATCAGCGGGCAGTTGGAATTTAAAGCTGCATGTCTACTGAAGTCTTTGGGATGTTCCCACACTTGAAGGGAGGGAACTTAAACGGAAATGGATCAGAACCATTCCTTCCCAGTGAGAGCAGGTGAGGGTATGTGCATTTAGATCTAAGACCAGAGTCGGTAAATGTTTAGACATAAATCCCCCAGTTTCCTCTCTGCACTGTTCCTGTAAACAAAAATCAAGCTGTGATAGAAGCTCTGGATTCCCTCTGCGTTCTGTCACGATCCCTAACTTCCATCTGAGGTGGTGAGGGCTGCATTTCTCCTGTAGATGCCTGGAAGGTTTT includes:
- the NTSR1 gene encoding neurotensin receptor type 1, which codes for MHPNATAPAVPSGPLPPHPSGYANASNRSDLLPKVPDEEDLDVNTDIYSKVMVTVIYLALFLVGTVGNSITAYTLVRKKSLQNLQSTVHYHLASLAFSDLLIFILCMPIELYNFIWVHHPWAFGGAVCKGYYFLRDACTYATALNIASLSVERYMAICHPFKAKSIMSRSRTKKFISCIWIASFLLAIPMIFTMGQIYGKDQDPDSLICTAIVDTSTLKTVIQVNSFISFVFPMVVISVLNTIIANQLLVMFKQAAQENQVCTIGGQQTMLSMSMEPSRVQALKHGVRVLRAVVIAFVVCWLPYHIRRLMFCYVPSSQWTDFLYNFYHYFYMLTNVLFYVSSAINPILYNLVSANFRQIFLSTLTILCLPWRKKKKRLAFTRKSNSISSNHTFSSQVTRETTY